AGACCCACGACTTCGAGTCCCGCTACCTGGAGACCCTGGTCGGCCCCCTCGCCGAGGTCCCCGCCCGATACGCCGAGCGCTCACCCGTCGAGCACGCCGACCAAGTCACCGCGCCCTTCCTGATGATGCAGGGCCTGGCCGACGTGATCTGCCCGCCCGTCCAGTGCGAACGCTTCCTGGAGCGGATGCGCGGACGCCAAGTCCCGCACGCCTACCTCGCGTTCGAGGGCGAGGGTCATGGCTTCCGCCGCGCCGACACCATGATCCGTGCCCTGGAGGCCGAACTCTCCCTGTACGCGCAGGTGTTCGGCATCGAACCGCCCGGCGTCCCCACCCTGGAGCTCACCAAGTGACACCGCTCGTCCACCCGTTCCGACTCGCCCCCGGCGCCCGCGTGGCCGTCGTCGCACCCAGCGGACCGGTGTCCGAGGAACGCCTGGAGGCGGGCCTCGACATCCTGCGCGGCTGGGATCTCGACCCCGTCGTGGCACCCCATGTCCTGGACCGGCACGGCGAGTTGGGCTACCTGGCGGGCACGGACGCGGACCGTGCGGCCGACCTCCAGAACGCCTGGTGCGATCCCACCGTGTCCGCCGTGCTGTGCGCCCGCGGTGGCTACGGCGTGCAGCGCATCGTCGATCTGCTCGACTGGGAGGCGATGCGCGCCGCCGGACCGAAGGTGTTCGTCGGCTTCAGCGACCCCACCGTGCTGCACCAGGCGTTCGCCACCCGGCTGGGCCTCGTCACCCTGTACGGGCCCGCCGCGGCCGGCGCCGACTTCATCAAGAACTCCCGCGCGCAAGAGCACTTGAGGGCGACCCTGTTCGACCCGGAGTCCGCGCGGACCATCCGGGCCGTCCCCACCGGGGGTGGCGCGCTGGTGCCGGGGCGGGCCCGGGGTGTCACGCTCGGCGGGTGCCTGGCCCTGCTCGCCACCGACATCGGCACCCCGCACGCGGCGGCCGGCGCGCGGGGCGGGCTGCTGATGATCGAGGACGTCGGGGAGCAGCCGTTCCGCGTCGACCGGATGCTGACCCAACTCCTGCGCAGCGGCTGGCTCGACGGCGTCGCGGGCATCGCCCTCGGATCGTGGGATCGCTGCGGACCGTACGAGCGACTGCGCCCAGTGCTCGTCGACCGGCTCGGCGGAATCGGTGTGCCCGTGGTGGAGGAGTTCGGCTTCGGGCACTGCGACGGGGCGCTGACGATACCGCTCGGCGTGGCGGCCGAACTGGACGCGGACGCGGGCACGTTGACACTGGACGAGCCCGCACTGCGCTAGCCGTCAGCCGTCAGCCGTCAGCCGTCAGCCGTCAGCCGTCAGCCGGCCGCACGGTCACCCGGTCACCCGGTCACCCGGTCACCAAGTCGTGCTGTCTTCAGTCGCCTTGCCCCCCATCAGTCGCCTTGCCCCCCCATCGGTCGTCCTCAGTCGGATTGTCCTCAGCGTGGAGGTCCCTGTGTCCCGTCGTGCGCCCGGCATCCGTGCCGCGCTGGCTCTCGCGCTCACCGCACCGCTCGCCCTCACCGCACCCCTCGCCCTTGGCGGCCCCGCCACCGCGGCGGATCAATACACCGTCACCGCACTGAAGTTCACCGTTCCCGCGGGTGGCCGGGACTGCACGGTCGACGCCGACCTGTACCGGCCCGTGGGCGTGGACCGTTCCAACCCGGCGCCCGCCGTGCTGGCCACCAACGGCTTCGGGGGCAGCAAGTCGGACGGTTCGACCGACGCCATCGGCAAGGTCTTCGCGCGACGCGGCTATGTCGGGCTCGTCTACACAGGGCTGGGCTTCGGAAAGTCGGGGTGTCTCATCTCGCTCGACGATCCGCGCGTCGACGGGGCGGCCGCCTCGGGGCTGATCGACTTCCTGGCGGGGACACGGGCCGCCGACGACGGGACCAGGGCCGACTTCGTGACCCTCGACGCGAAGGGCGACCCGCGTGTCGGGATGATCGGCGGATCGTACGGCGGCGCGATCCAGCTGGCGACGGCGGCCGTGGACCACCGGGTCGACGCGCTCGTCCCGCTGATCACCTGGAACGACCTGGCGTACTCCCTCGACCCGAACAACGCGGTCGGAAAAGGCGGTTGGACCGTTCCAGGTGCCTTCAAGTGGCAGTGGGCCAACAGCTTCTATCTCACCGGCGAGACCCAGCCCCTGACCGTGCCGGGCCTCGACCCGACCCGGATCAACTCCCTCACCTGCCTGCACTTCGTCACCAGGGCCTGCGCCATGTTCCGCACCCTGAACTCCGGGAACTACCCGGCAAAGGCGACGACCGACCTGCTCGCGTACCAGCACAGCGTCTCGCCGGTGTCGTATCTGAAGCGGGTGAAGGCACCCACGCTCCTCGTCCAGGGCCAGGCCGACACCCTCTTCAACCTCAACGAGGCGACGGCGACGTACAAGACGCTGAAAGCGCAGGGTACGACCGCCAAGATGATCTGGCAGTCGTGGGGTCACAGCGGCGGGATGACCGCCCCGGCCGCCGGTGAACTCGACTTGAGCCAGGGCGACTTGGAGTCGAGTTACGTCGGCAGGCGCATCCTGGCCTGGTTCGACCGCTATCTCCTCCAGCGGAAGAACACCGACACGGGACCGGCCTTCGCCTACTACCGGGACTGGATCAAGGACCCGGCCGACACCTACGCCACCGTGAACCAACTCCCCGCACTCGACGAGAAGTTGTACCTCTCCAGCGACGGCAAGCTCGTGGACAACCGGTCGAAGGTGGCCCGCGGCAGCCGGAGTTACACCAACTGGCTTGTCCCCACGAGCCATTCGGAGAGTTCGCTGAGCGGGACGATCGGCCTGCCGGACCCGGATCCGGCGCCGTACGACACGGCGGGTACGTACCTGGGGTGGACCGGTCCACCCCTGACCCGCACGACGGATGTCGTAGGTGCCCCGAAGGCCACGCTGAAGGTCGTCTCCCCGAAAGCGGAGCGCGCTCAGAACTCCGGCGACGCCGCCGACAACCTGGTCCTCTTCGCCAAGCTCTACGATCTCGCGCCCGACGGCAGCAAGACGCTGGTCCACAGGTTGGTCGCCCCCGTCCGCGTGCCGGACGTCACGAAGAGCTTCACGGTGACCCTGCCGGGGATCGTGCACCGGTACGCGAAGGGGCACCGGTTCCAGTTCGTGATCGCGGCGAGCGACGACGCGTACACCGGGAACCGGGGGATCAAGCCGGTCACGGTGGTCAGCTCGCCGCAGGACACCGGGGTGCTGGAGCTGCCGGTCGCGGACCGATCGTCGCGGACC
The nucleotide sequence above comes from Streptomyces sp. N50. Encoded proteins:
- a CDS encoding CocE/NonD family hydrolase; the encoded protein is MSRRAPGIRAALALALTAPLALTAPLALGGPATAADQYTVTALKFTVPAGGRDCTVDADLYRPVGVDRSNPAPAVLATNGFGGSKSDGSTDAIGKVFARRGYVGLVYTGLGFGKSGCLISLDDPRVDGAAASGLIDFLAGTRAADDGTRADFVTLDAKGDPRVGMIGGSYGGAIQLATAAVDHRVDALVPLITWNDLAYSLDPNNAVGKGGWTVPGAFKWQWANSFYLTGETQPLTVPGLDPTRINSLTCLHFVTRACAMFRTLNSGNYPAKATTDLLAYQHSVSPVSYLKRVKAPTLLVQGQADTLFNLNEATATYKTLKAQGTTAKMIWQSWGHSGGMTAPAAGELDLSQGDLESSYVGRRILAWFDRYLLQRKNTDTGPAFAYYRDWIKDPADTYATVNQLPALDEKLYLSSDGKLVDNRSKVARGSRSYTNWLVPTSHSESSLSGTIGLPDPDPAPYDTAGTYLGWTGPPLTRTTDVVGAPKATLKVVSPKAERAQNSGDAADNLVLFAKLYDLAPDGSKTLVHRLVAPVRVPDVTKSFTVTLPGIVHRYAKGHRFQFVIAASDDAYTGNRGIKPVTVVSSPQDTGVLELPVADRSSRTESHRA
- a CDS encoding LD-carboxypeptidase — translated: MTPLVHPFRLAPGARVAVVAPSGPVSEERLEAGLDILRGWDLDPVVAPHVLDRHGELGYLAGTDADRAADLQNAWCDPTVSAVLCARGGYGVQRIVDLLDWEAMRAAGPKVFVGFSDPTVLHQAFATRLGLVTLYGPAAAGADFIKNSRAQEHLRATLFDPESARTIRAVPTGGGALVPGRARGVTLGGCLALLATDIGTPHAAAGARGGLLMIEDVGEQPFRVDRMLTQLLRSGWLDGVAGIALGSWDRCGPYERLRPVLVDRLGGIGVPVVEEFGFGHCDGALTIPLGVAAELDADAGTLTLDEPALR